CTGCAACACTGCCATCTGTAGACCATCAATAATGCCTCTGATGTCTCAAGACACTCCCTCATTTGAAACAGAAAAGTAGTGTCTGGCCCACAGGTAATTTAATTGTctgtgtttactttattcttttAAATGCATGGCTTCCTCCCACAGGCCAACCATATTTAGGCCAGGTGAACTACGTCACCTCTGAATTGCCTGCCAAGAGTGGATTTCTCTGAGTTGTGTTTTAGCCACAGAGTGACCTGTCCAGAATGCTGATCCAGTGACCCTGCACAGAAATAAGCAGCGATAGAATAAATTGATGATCATACAGAACCCACATCTGATTCATACAACCCATATTTAGAAAAACATTAAGAAATGCTGTGAGCTACCAAAACAAACAATACTAAATGGTCATTTATACCAATTGTACTTCACTTACTAACCATCACATGTGTCTCTGAGTTAGTGTTTACTTTTTTTCTAAACTTTTTTGCAAACTTATTGGACCCACACATAACTGCATGGGTCTTTGAGCAAATCGAAAGTCTTTTAGACAAACAAGTAACATCATGCCATCTAGTGACACATCTGGGAGCTGCACAGGCCAAGGACATGTAAAAACTACAGTCATACATTATTACAGTTCTACAGTAGACTGTAGGGGTGTTTAATGTACAGCTGTAAGCCCTCCATTCATATAGACACAATTTGATGTAacatcaaaaagaaaaacatacaaacaaacaaacaaattatTCCCTATGCTATCAGTAAAACAAATTCTCCAAGTACTATTATTTGACAGATTATATAATTACaatgacataataataataataataataataataataataataataataataataataataataataataataataataataatccattAGGTTCTATATTCCCTGTGTAGTTTGGAGTTCATTAGTAAATAGTTTGTTATTTTATCAGATAAAATGTTGTGCATTTCAAAGACATACTTTGATCTAAGTAGAAACAAGTCTCATTCGAATATCTACCGTATTGAATAGCTTTTGAAACGAGCTCTAACTTTGTGAGAGGGGGCGTGGCACAGCAACCTCGTTACGTCATATCTCTGCGTCGCATCCACCTTCTGACATTTTCAATGACAGTTTGCACACATTTTGTTACATTTCTTTGAGATCGAAGGTGGTCACATCATAAGGTGACCGCTATGCACAGAGCTGCACATACAGCTGTATATTCCTGTTCTAAAATCGTCGGTCCAGCCATGATTCGCCAGTGTTTAAAATGCAGAGGTAAGGAGAGCTACAGCTAGGAGCTAAAGTGCTACACATGATAAAAACACTTGGGTCGTCTGGCCAGGGTGTGTATGTAGCTACAACGTTAGCTATGTTATGTATTGTTTCATAACTACAATTTGTGTGTTGTTACTGTATCATGCTTTCAGTCACAAGTCACATGGTAGCAGAATAGTTAGTGGACATAATGCAAACCGTACAAACAGACAGTGGTTAACAAACAGTTAACCACTCTTTAAAATTAAGTCGGTTGCTTTACAACGGGGGGAGGGCTATAGTACCTTTTCTTCAATAGAACTTTCAAAAAACACTCATGCCACTTAAGTCTTTTTGTAAAAAGCATCCAGGCTTCGATCTGAACATATTGTACAGTTTTCTGTTGTCAAATGAGCTCTCAGTAAAACTTTTTTTGCCTCAAAGTCCAAGAGCGAAACATAATTCCCTTATGGTTTCGATGTCTGTCTTTCTGTAAATGTCGATTTGTAATTGTGttgtaaccatagactgtaatgTTTCATGAAGTGCCCCAGCAGCTGAGCTCACGTGCGTACAGTGTGGTCCCGACCCCACGCGACAGTGAGGAGAAGGAGATGCTGCACAGGATCCTGCGCGTGGATCACGCGGGTGAATACGGGGCCAACCGCATCTACGCCGGCCAGATGGCAGTGTTGGGTCGGTCAAGTTTAGGACCTCTCATCCAGGTATGGATAAGACTGAAATAGGACTGAATCTGCATAATGGATCAATAAGCATCACTGTTTATATCTGAAATGTATGCATTATCCAGAAGGCATTTGAGGAACTCAAAACAAAATTGAGATGCTTAATACTAAAGAAGCCCTGATGGAAAAGATTTTTGATTTAAAATTTAGATCTGACACTGAACTCTATTTAGGTGAGTTTGGTAAGCTTTATTAGGTGTGTATTCAGTTCTAGCTTAGGTATAAAGACAATAGAAAGAATAAGCTGTAGAGAAACTGTAAACAAAAATTGTATTTATCAAATGTTATGTGTTCATGACAAGAGCTTTTGCGTCATTGTTGACTCCCTATGTTCATGTTTGTCTTAAGGAAATGTGGGATCAAGAAAAGGTACATCTTGCGAAATTCAATGAGATTCTGGCAGAGAGCAGAGTCCGCCCCACAGCGCTGTTACCCTTCTGGAACATCGCTGGCTTTGTATTAGGTGAGTACAGCTTTTAAGCATAAAGCAGAGTGTTGCAGGAGGAGAAAGCAAACATGTAATTGTCCACCTACATATTTGAACTTGATGTTGACTGCGTTGACCATAAACACGTTCTTACAAGTTTCTGAGCTTGAACCCTATTTAACAAGTTAGTCTGCTCTAGTTTTATAGGCCATTTGTAGTCagctgtaaaatcctaaatgttt
Above is a window of Pseudochaenichthys georgianus chromosome 1, fPseGeo1.2, whole genome shotgun sequence DNA encoding:
- the coq7 gene encoding 5-demethoxyubiquinone hydroxylase, mitochondrial, which gives rise to MHRAAHTAVYSCSKIVGPAMIRQCLKCRVPQQLSSRAYSVVPTPRDSEEKEMLHRILRVDHAGEYGANRIYAGQMAVLGRSSLGPLIQEMWDQEKVHLAKFNEILAESRVRPTALLPFWNIAGFVLGASSALLGKEGAMACTVAVEESISEHYNSQIRALMEEDPDRYTELLQVIKEFRDDEIEHHDTGLEHDAESVPGYWILKNAIQLGCKAAIYASQRI